The proteins below are encoded in one region of Shewanella putrefaciens:
- the selD gene encoding selenide, water dikinase SelD, which yields MSAPSLTLLENIKLTEYSHGAGCGCKISPKVLTTILASQLPVFTDPNLLVGNQSRDDAAVYKLNDDIGIISTTDFFMPIVDDPFTFGRIAATNAISDIYAMGGTPMMAIAILGWPINKLPAEIAQQVVDGGRQACMEAGIMLAGGHSIDAPEPIFGLAVTGQIALSDLKQNDTAKAGDRLYLTKPIGIGILTTAQKQKKLQDEDSLIAVNAMCQLNTIGAAISKIHGVNALTDVTGFGLAGHLLEMCQGAKLAAKLRFDAVPLLPRALDYLALGCIPGGTQRNFDSYGEHLPTLTDHQKAILCDPQTSGGLLVAVSKEAEAELVALLEANHIPPICIGSLEEPTSNAGVVLC from the coding sequence ATGTCTGCTCCTTCGCTAACACTCTTAGAAAACATTAAACTCACAGAATATAGCCATGGCGCTGGTTGCGGCTGCAAAATATCTCCAAAAGTGTTGACGACTATTCTTGCCTCACAGCTTCCCGTTTTTACCGATCCCAACCTATTGGTTGGCAATCAAAGCCGTGACGATGCCGCCGTTTACAAGCTCAATGACGACATTGGCATCATTAGCACGACAGATTTCTTTATGCCCATAGTGGATGATCCCTTCACCTTTGGCAGGATAGCCGCAACTAATGCCATCAGCGATATCTATGCTATGGGCGGCACCCCTATGATGGCCATTGCGATTCTAGGTTGGCCGATTAATAAACTCCCGGCAGAAATTGCCCAGCAAGTCGTCGATGGTGGTCGCCAAGCCTGTATGGAGGCGGGGATCATGCTAGCGGGAGGCCATAGTATTGATGCACCCGAGCCTATTTTTGGTTTAGCTGTGACGGGGCAAATAGCCTTAAGTGATTTAAAACAGAACGATACCGCCAAGGCGGGTGATCGTCTGTATCTAACTAAGCCGATAGGCATTGGCATTTTAACCACGGCACAAAAACAAAAAAAACTCCAAGATGAAGATAGCCTGATCGCAGTCAATGCTATGTGCCAACTTAATACTATCGGTGCCGCTATCTCAAAAATTCATGGTGTTAACGCCCTCACCGATGTCACAGGTTTTGGCCTTGCGGGACACTTACTCGAAATGTGCCAAGGCGCTAAGCTTGCGGCTAAACTCAGATTCGATGCGGTTCCGCTATTACCACGCGCTTTAGATTACTTAGCCTTAGGTTGTATTCCTGGTGGCACACAGCGCAATTTTGACAGCTACGGCGAGCACTTACCCACACTAACCGATCACCAAAAAGCCATATTGTGCGACCCACAAACCAGTGGTGGGCTATTGGTCGCCGTGTCGAAGGAAGCCGAGGCCGAACTTGTGGCCCTACTAGAAGCGAATCACATTCCGCCTATCTGTATCGGTAGCCTTGAGGAACCCACATCCAATGCTGGCGTGGTTTTGTGTTAA
- the cysQ gene encoding 3'(2'),5'-bisphosphate nucleotidase CysQ has translation MKPEELIDEVIAIATDAGRTIRDIYLKGNFERETKSDNTPVTSADLAANKIICDRLTALTPDIPVLSEEAADIPLAVRGEWKRYWLVDPLDGTGEFIAGSGDFSVIIALVEHNRPVMGVVYVPMTQVCYYAIAGLGAYKRTDKQEVRICSRQIEHREKVSLRLAVSRRQDPQSVLTLFNHPKHCELVVMGGAALKSCLVAEGRADCYVRVGPTGEWDTGAAQIIVEEAGGQLMDTELQPLTYNERDTLENPNFIVVGAPNLEWDKILIGE, from the coding sequence ATGAAGCCAGAAGAGTTGATCGATGAGGTGATTGCGATTGCAACGGATGCAGGCCGTACCATCCGAGATATTTACCTAAAGGGCAACTTTGAGCGGGAAACTAAGTCGGATAATACCCCAGTGACCTCTGCGGATCTGGCTGCCAATAAAATCATTTGTGATCGATTGACCGCCCTTACGCCCGATATTCCTGTGTTATCCGAGGAAGCCGCCGATATTCCCTTGGCGGTGCGAGGGGAATGGAAGCGCTACTGGCTTGTCGATCCACTCGATGGCACGGGTGAGTTTATTGCTGGCAGCGGTGATTTCTCGGTGATTATTGCGCTGGTGGAGCATAACCGCCCAGTGATGGGCGTGGTCTATGTGCCAATGACGCAGGTGTGTTATTACGCAATCGCGGGATTAGGTGCCTATAAACGCACGGATAAACAGGAAGTGCGTATTTGTAGTCGTCAAATTGAGCACCGTGAAAAGGTCTCACTAAGATTGGCTGTGAGTCGCCGTCAGGATCCACAATCGGTTTTAACGCTCTTTAATCACCCTAAACATTGTGAGCTGGTGGTGATGGGCGGTGCGGCCTTGAAGAGTTGCCTCGTCGCCGAAGGGCGAGCCGATTGCTACGTGCGCGTCGGGCCAACGGGGGAATGGGATACGGGAGCGGCGCAAATTATTGTCGAGGAGGCGGGTGGCCAGTTAATGGATACTGAGTTGCAGCCCTTGACCTACAACGAGCGAGACACCCTAGAAAATCCTAATTTTATTGTGGTGGGTGCCCCGAATTTAGAGTGGGATAAGATCTTAATTGGTGAATAA
- a CDS encoding acyl-CoA desaturase produces MKKPPIIWLNVSLFTVTFLSAVILVPWRGIVHGYGASEWIAFIVLAFASGLSITAGYHRLWSHKAYKAHPAIRFLYALGGALALQNSALHWASDHRVHHKHVDDNDKDPYSAKMGFWYSHIGWMLREYQAQRYHDYQNVRDLQNDRIVMWQHKHYLALVLLMNIGLPAFLGWLNGDIVSMLLMAGLLRLVVVHHCTFFINSLAHVWGSQPYTDKNTARDNGFLAMLTYGEGYHNFHHIFENDYRNGIKWWHYDPTKWLIKALSWMGLAKDLRTSPQERIESARLQMQLLRTKNKVVHLPNADEIIEKIQIEYELLKEHLLDYYQAKKTLLEAKRKQLVDQQLLLQVEELKSRFLIQQKNWKSLTASYS; encoded by the coding sequence ATGAAAAAACCCCCTATCATCTGGCTTAATGTCAGTTTGTTTACTGTGACCTTCCTTAGCGCGGTCATACTTGTCCCTTGGCGCGGTATCGTGCACGGTTATGGTGCCAGCGAATGGATTGCCTTTATTGTGTTAGCCTTTGCCAGTGGTTTATCCATCACGGCGGGTTACCACAGACTTTGGTCACATAAGGCCTATAAAGCCCACCCCGCAATCCGCTTTCTTTATGCCCTTGGTGGCGCTTTAGCATTACAAAATAGTGCATTACATTGGGCATCTGATCACCGAGTTCACCATAAGCATGTCGACGATAACGACAAGGATCCCTACTCGGCTAAGATGGGTTTTTGGTACAGCCATATTGGTTGGATGTTGCGTGAATACCAGGCGCAGCGTTACCACGATTATCAAAACGTGCGCGATTTACAGAATGACCGTATCGTCATGTGGCAGCACAAGCATTATTTGGCACTTGTACTATTGATGAACATTGGTTTACCCGCATTTTTGGGTTGGCTCAATGGGGACATAGTTTCAATGCTGTTGATGGCTGGCCTATTGCGCTTAGTGGTAGTGCACCACTGTACTTTCTTTATTAATTCACTCGCCCATGTTTGGGGTAGCCAACCCTACACGGATAAAAATACTGCACGGGATAATGGTTTCCTCGCCATGTTGACCTACGGTGAGGGTTATCATAATTTCCATCATATTTTCGAAAATGACTATCGTAATGGCATTAAATGGTGGCACTACGATCCAACCAAATGGTTGATCAAGGCGCTGTCGTGGATGGGGCTAGCTAAAGATTTGCGCACTAGCCCACAGGAACGCATTGAAAGTGCACGCCTACAGATGCAATTACTTCGTACCAAAAACAAAGTAGTTCACTTACCTAATGCCGATGAAATCATTGAAAAAATACAAATTGAGTACGAGCTGCTGAAGGAGCATTTGCTTGACTATTATCAAGCGAAAAAGACCCTATTAGAAGCAAAGCGCAAGCAGCTTGTCGATCAACAATTACTTCTGCAGGTTGAAGAACTCAAATCCCGCTTTTTAATCCAACAGAAGAACTGGAAGAGCTTAACGGCAAGTTATAGCTAA
- a CDS encoding GNAT family N-acetyltransferase, whose translation MQSIRPVLKSELLAVYQLEQAIFGEHSYPDFFFRQGFDCWPEQFLVAVDKDNSVQGYLLCAQSGDPECMWILSVAVSEQTRGQGVGKRLIQQCLAQLPGPVQRVQLTVDPTNPAHGLYRHLGFVDSAFEADYFGAGADRVVMVYRKP comes from the coding sequence ATGCAGTCTATACGTCCGGTATTAAAGTCAGAGTTATTGGCGGTTTATCAGCTTGAGCAGGCCATTTTTGGCGAACATAGCTATCCCGATTTTTTCTTCCGCCAAGGATTTGATTGTTGGCCAGAGCAATTTTTAGTTGCTGTGGATAAAGATAACAGTGTGCAAGGTTATTTGCTCTGCGCCCAGAGTGGCGATCCTGAATGTATGTGGATTTTATCCGTCGCAGTGAGTGAGCAGACCCGAGGCCAAGGAGTGGGTAAGCGTTTGATACAGCAATGTTTGGCCCAACTGCCAGGCCCTGTGCAGCGGGTGCAGCTAACGGTTGACCCAACGAATCCTGCCCACGGCCTATATCGACACTTAGGTTTTGTCGATTCCGCATTTGAAGCGGATTATTTTGGCGCGGGAGCCGATAGAGTCGTGATGGTCTATCGTAAGCCTTAA
- the fabR gene encoding HTH-type transcriptional repressor FabR, translating into MGIRAQQKEKTRRALVDAAFNQLSAERSFSSLSLREVAREANIAPTSFYRHFKDMNELGLTMVDEGGLTLRQMMRKGRQRAEAGGSVIRISVDTFMEVLDSNPNVFRILLHERSGTSAAFRAAVAREIEHFISELAHYTEATAGRTPMLARAQAEALVTLVFNAGASALDMKRADRKVLADQLVMQLRMVAKGAEALQHKVEHR; encoded by the coding sequence ATGGGTATTCGTGCACAGCAAAAAGAGAAAACTCGTAGGGCATTGGTTGATGCTGCTTTTAATCAGTTGAGTGCTGAGCGCAGTTTCTCGAGTCTGAGTTTGCGGGAAGTGGCAAGGGAAGCCAATATTGCACCAACATCCTTCTATCGTCATTTTAAGGATATGAACGAACTCGGTCTGACTATGGTGGACGAGGGCGGGCTCACCCTAAGACAAATGATGCGCAAGGGCCGTCAGCGAGCCGAAGCAGGTGGGAGTGTTATCCGTATTTCCGTCGATACTTTTATGGAAGTACTTGATTCTAATCCCAATGTGTTTCGAATTTTGTTGCACGAGCGTTCTGGCACTTCGGCGGCTTTCCGTGCGGCTGTGGCCCGTGAGATTGAGCATTTTATCTCTGAGCTGGCCCATTACACTGAGGCCACCGCAGGGCGTACACCTATGTTGGCGAGGGCGCAGGCCGAGGCATTAGTGACCTTAGTATTCAATGCTGGCGCATCGGCACTGGATATGAAGCGTGCCGATAGAAAAGTGCTTGCCGATCAACTGGTCATGCAATTGCGTATGGTCGCTAAGGGCGCAGAAGCATTGCAACATAAGGTTGAACATCGTTAG
- a CDS encoding MFS transporter, protein MLLTKRFLPYFATQCLGALNDNIYKNVLLLLVTFSQVKDLPISVDMFVNLAAGVFILPFFLFSAHAGVVADNMDKAKLIRRLKLLEVIIMFSAALAIVSENYMMMLLLLFLTGSQSAYFGPVKYSLLPQALKEDELVTGNAWVEMGTFLSILVGTLSAGILVSGTNATLWSAITVAVLALAGYLSSRAIPALPPQGVIEKIRFRPLSGTWRSIKKARQTPSIWMAILAISWFWFLGATYLTQFPNFAKLHLHSGATVVSLLLGLFSIGIAVGSFVCERFSFGHVELGLLPFGVLGLTLFGVDLLWAIPPAPTDTSLVYGVTSFIAESQHYRVMLDFFMIGVSGGLFIVPLYAFIQSRATKGECAQAIAANNIMNSLFMVASALLSMLLLGMMGWSIPQLFLLLAVMNFVVALYVYSQVPEFTQRFISYLLSHVMYRVTVTGREKIPKEGAGIIICNHVSYVDALIIMGASTRPIRFVMDKSISEIPLLKYLFRHAGVIPICSPRQSETTYNQAFETIHEALINDELVCIFPEGRLTPDGELGEFRPGIDKILARDPVPVIPMALHGLWGSYFSHKDGHALTTMPKRFWSKVSVCLTDAIDGKDVNKDSLRAQVAGLLDRA, encoded by the coding sequence ATGCTATTAACAAAACGCTTTTTGCCTTATTTTGCGACTCAGTGTCTTGGCGCGCTGAATGACAATATCTATAAGAATGTGTTGTTGCTGCTAGTGACCTTTAGCCAAGTCAAAGACTTACCTATCAGTGTCGATATGTTTGTCAATCTAGCCGCTGGGGTTTTTATTCTGCCGTTTTTCCTGTTTTCGGCCCATGCGGGTGTAGTCGCCGATAATATGGACAAGGCAAAACTTATCCGCCGTTTAAAACTGCTTGAAGTCATTATCATGTTTAGTGCCGCCCTCGCTATTGTTAGCGAAAATTATATGATGATGTTATTACTGCTGTTTTTAACAGGGAGCCAATCTGCCTACTTTGGCCCTGTTAAGTATTCCCTGCTGCCCCAAGCCTTGAAAGAAGATGAGTTAGTGACAGGCAATGCTTGGGTTGAAATGGGCACTTTTCTCTCGATTTTAGTGGGTACACTGAGTGCAGGCATTCTGGTTTCGGGGACCAATGCAACCCTATGGTCGGCCATTACCGTTGCCGTACTGGCATTAGCTGGGTATTTATCTAGCCGAGCCATACCCGCATTACCGCCGCAGGGAGTCATAGAGAAAATACGCTTTAGGCCCTTATCGGGGACTTGGCGCAGCATCAAAAAAGCCCGTCAGACCCCTTCAATTTGGATGGCGATTCTGGCGATCAGTTGGTTTTGGTTTTTAGGTGCAACCTATCTAACGCAGTTCCCCAACTTTGCCAAGCTGCACTTGCACTCAGGTGCAACTGTGGTGTCCTTACTGCTGGGGTTGTTTTCTATCGGCATTGCTGTGGGCTCCTTTGTTTGTGAGCGCTTCTCCTTTGGCCATGTGGAATTAGGTCTATTGCCCTTTGGGGTGCTGGGATTAACGCTCTTTGGGGTGGACTTACTTTGGGCTATTCCACCGGCGCCCACCGATACCAGTTTGGTTTACGGGGTAACAAGTTTTATTGCCGAGTCGCAGCATTATCGGGTGATGCTGGACTTTTTTATGATAGGTGTCAGCGGTGGTCTATTTATCGTGCCCTTGTATGCCTTCATTCAATCCCGTGCGACCAAGGGCGAATGCGCCCAGGCCATTGCCGCGAATAACATTATGAATTCCCTATTTATGGTGGCTTCGGCGCTATTGTCTATGTTGCTGCTTGGGATGATGGGTTGGAGTATTCCACAGCTATTTTTACTGCTAGCAGTGATGAATTTTGTGGTCGCCCTGTATGTGTATTCGCAAGTGCCAGAATTTACCCAGCGATTTATCAGTTACTTACTTAGCCATGTGATGTATCGCGTGACTGTCACAGGCCGCGAGAAAATTCCGAAGGAAGGTGCTGGTATCATTATCTGTAACCATGTGAGTTATGTGGATGCATTGATTATTATGGGGGCATCGACTCGGCCTATTCGTTTTGTGATGGATAAATCTATCAGCGAGATCCCTCTGCTGAAATATCTATTCCGCCACGCTGGGGTGATCCCTATCTGCTCCCCTAGACAGAGTGAAACCACCTATAACCAAGCGTTTGAGACCATCCACGAAGCGCTGATAAATGATGAATTAGTGTGTATTTTTCCTGAAGGGCGTTTAACCCCCGACGGTGAATTAGGTGAATTCCGTCCCGGAATCGATAAAATCCTCGCCAGAGATCCCGTCCCAGTGATCCCTATGGCACTGCATGGATTGTGGGGCTCTTACTTTAGTCACAAGGATGGACATGCACTAACCACTATGCCAAAGCGTTTTTGGTCAAAGGTGAGTGTGTGTTTAACAGATGCTATTGATGGCAAAGACGTGAATAAAGACAGCTTAAGAGCCCAAGTGGCGGGCTTACTCGATAGGGCGTAA
- a CDS encoding TetR/AcrR family transcriptional regulator, with the protein MARRKEHSHDEIRAMAIQAATELLTEQGVVGLSLRKVASQIGYVPSTLINIFGSYNYLLLAVSEATLHALHGRLAAVSVASGVGKIIAMASEYSLFAHEQRQCFKLVFELQLLDSEPLPESQGQWIARLFSLIEQEVAQLFPEMAAERHLSMSRVLWGGIHGLTMLSLDNKLFAQTLSLRDLLESHVQAYLQGMGYQRELSCY; encoded by the coding sequence ATGGCGAGACGTAAAGAACATAGCCATGATGAAATTCGCGCTATGGCAATACAAGCTGCAACCGAGTTGCTGACAGAGCAGGGGGTTGTCGGGCTAAGTTTGCGTAAAGTGGCCAGCCAAATTGGCTATGTGCCCAGTACCTTAATTAACATCTTTGGCAGTTATAACTACTTGCTTTTGGCGGTTTCAGAGGCGACGCTGCATGCCTTACACGGGAGGCTAGCAGCGGTTAGTGTTGCCAGTGGTGTCGGTAAAATCATTGCAATGGCATCGGAGTATAGTCTGTTTGCCCACGAGCAGCGCCAATGTTTCAAGCTAGTATTTGAGTTGCAATTGCTCGATTCTGAGCCGCTGCCAGAATCCCAAGGACAGTGGATTGCGAGATTGTTTTCGCTAATTGAACAGGAAGTGGCGCAGTTATTCCCCGAGATGGCAGCGGAGCGCCATTTGAGCATGAGCCGCGTGCTGTGGGGCGGGATCCATGGGCTGACAATGTTATCGCTGGATAATAAACTCTTCGCCCAAACGCTATCTCTACGGGATTTGCTCGAAAGCCATGTGCAGGCTTATTTACAGGGAATGGGTTATCAGAGGGAGCTATCATGCTATTAA
- the mnmH gene encoding tRNA 2-selenouridine(34) synthase MnmH, protein MQSLIVPTSQYREIFLNQQPLMDVRAPIEFSRGAFPNSTNRPLMLDSEREKVGTCYKQFGQQAAIELGHSLVNGPIKQQRIEAWLHYFNANPNAYLYCFRGGLRSQLTQQWLKDAGLEVPYIQGGYKAMRQYLIGVIETAPSLQPLLSLSGMTGCGKTDFLLERKEAVDLEGIANHRGSSFGKNIDPQPTQINFENQLAIALLHHQASDAACLLLEDESFLIGRSALPQTFYTAMQTADVLVLEEADDIRLQRLLNEYVHKMHSGFCDRLGAEAGFAAFSQYLLQSLVSIRKRLGGKQHQELQEMMQRALTQQLHQNDTSLHLAWIAVLLHKYYDPMYEYQLQKKSERILFRGTHQAMHEWLDNYRLSQ, encoded by the coding sequence ATGCAATCTTTGATAGTGCCCACGTCACAGTACCGTGAAATATTCCTAAACCAGCAGCCACTGATGGATGTTAGGGCGCCTATTGAATTCAGTCGTGGCGCCTTTCCAAACTCGACTAACCGACCCTTAATGCTCGACAGTGAAAGGGAAAAAGTCGGCACTTGCTATAAACAATTTGGTCAGCAAGCAGCGATTGAATTAGGTCATTCCCTAGTGAATGGCCCCATCAAGCAGCAAAGAATCGAGGCTTGGTTACATTATTTCAACGCCAACCCTAATGCCTATCTTTATTGTTTCCGTGGGGGGCTACGCTCACAGCTTACTCAGCAATGGTTAAAGGACGCAGGCCTAGAGGTGCCTTACATTCAGGGCGGTTATAAAGCCATGCGCCAGTATTTAATTGGTGTAATTGAAACGGCCCCCAGCCTGCAACCTCTGCTGAGCTTGAGTGGAATGACTGGTTGCGGTAAAACCGATTTTCTACTTGAACGTAAAGAAGCCGTGGACCTTGAAGGTATCGCCAACCATAGGGGATCCAGTTTTGGCAAAAATATTGATCCACAGCCGACACAAATCAACTTTGAAAACCAACTCGCAATCGCATTGCTACACCATCAGGCCAGTGATGCCGCATGTTTGTTACTCGAAGATGAGAGCTTCCTGATCGGCCGTTCAGCGTTGCCACAGACCTTTTACACCGCCATGCAAACCGCCGACGTTCTGGTATTAGAGGAGGCGGACGACATCAGACTGCAACGGTTACTCAATGAATATGTGCATAAAATGCATAGTGGATTCTGTGATCGCTTAGGCGCCGAAGCGGGATTCGCCGCCTTTAGCCAGTATCTGTTACAGAGTTTAGTGAGTATTCGTAAGCGCTTAGGGGGTAAACAGCATCAAGAACTACAGGAGATGATGCAGCGGGCATTAACCCAGCAACTCCACCAAAATGACACTTCACTGCATTTAGCATGGATAGCAGTGTTGCTGCACAAATATTACGACCCAATGTACGAATACCAGTTACAAAAGAAATCCGAACGGATCCTCTTTAGGGGCACACATCAGGCCATGCATGAATGGTTGGATAACTATCGGTTGTCCCAATAA
- a CDS encoding tyrosine-type recombinase/integrase, translating into MTTKRISSNATLQALSPQDKEYLIPDKKIEGLNIRVRPTGTMTWVFRFQVGKKHEKISMGRYDKSRPETGMTLEQARKEAGRFRSWLENNKNPKQELLREHREQEEAKTFDNAFVSFDEKQLSKQLRGSQARAIYLRDIKPYLGNIKLADLRMNDLNKVFDAKVDKNGRRMAGAIGVCHKIINQVIKHALALNMVDTHPAPLLRARDVGGGTKITRRNLSFSELKILLTSLPSWRTDAANIRLLNFLLGCGQRISTVLEMRWSEIDFDKQLWLLPASSEDRHTKSQDSRQLPLSDYLVKQLLEQRESVPSHWKLVWPQVGLDKVQEPSAIRSHIKRNLPSNLEHFSPHDLRRTFISRCSEMGLDIVAIEKTVGHQLPGMLRVYNHHDYLQEQLSVLQAWGEKLETLMIENVVPLSPQKIA; encoded by the coding sequence ATGACCACAAAGCGAATTAGCAGCAATGCCACATTACAAGCATTGAGTCCGCAAGATAAAGAGTACCTAATCCCAGATAAAAAAATTGAGGGGCTCAACATCCGCGTCCGCCCAACTGGCACTATGACTTGGGTATTTCGATTTCAAGTTGGTAAGAAGCACGAAAAAATCTCAATGGGCCGATACGACAAGTCGAGACCCGAAACCGGGATGACATTAGAGCAGGCTAGAAAAGAGGCGGGGCGTTTCCGTAGCTGGCTAGAAAATAACAAAAATCCTAAGCAAGAATTGTTAAGAGAGCATCGCGAGCAAGAGGAAGCGAAAACATTTGATAATGCTTTTGTGAGTTTTGATGAGAAGCAACTATCAAAGCAATTGCGGGGTTCTCAGGCAAGAGCCATCTATTTACGCGACATAAAGCCGTATCTTGGCAACATTAAATTAGCTGATTTGAGAATGAATGATCTCAATAAAGTGTTTGATGCTAAGGTGGATAAAAATGGTCGGAGGATGGCTGGCGCTATAGGGGTGTGTCACAAGATCATCAATCAGGTTATCAAGCATGCCTTAGCGTTGAATATGGTCGATACGCATCCTGCTCCGTTATTGAGGGCAAGAGATGTGGGTGGTGGGACGAAAATCACAAGGCGAAATCTGAGTTTCTCCGAGCTGAAAATATTGCTAACAAGTTTGCCTTCTTGGCGAACTGATGCTGCCAATATTCGACTATTAAATTTCTTACTTGGGTGTGGACAAAGGATCAGTACCGTACTTGAAATGCGCTGGAGTGAAATTGATTTTGATAAGCAGCTTTGGCTGCTGCCTGCGAGTTCAGAAGATCGGCACACGAAGAGCCAAGATAGTCGCCAATTACCACTAAGCGACTACCTCGTTAAACAGCTGCTAGAGCAACGTGAGAGTGTCCCTAGTCATTGGAAATTGGTATGGCCTCAGGTTGGCTTAGATAAAGTACAAGAGCCCTCTGCGATTCGCTCTCATATCAAACGTAACCTGCCGTCAAATCTTGAACATTTCTCGCCTCATGACTTGCGCCGTACTTTTATCAGTCGATGCAGTGAAATGGGACTAGACATAGTGGCAATTGAAAAGACGGTTGGTCATCAGCTTCCTGGGATGCTGCGAGTCTATAATCACCACGATTATTTGCAGGAGCAATTATCAGTTTTGCAAGCTTGGGGTGAGAAGCTCGAAACGCTAATGATTGAAAATGTGGTGCCTTTATCACCACAGAAAATTGCTTAA
- a CDS encoding Imm10 family immunity protein, whose translation MNYCFDATHIFTQDDGYMVMIGFADDELEPTKFVILQKAHEYDDQDKKMGMDKIHIQVADESRSKYGGINAVTIVEGVIRVSLSEDTKFALSIDGDIEAAVSREHPAFEEVKSQLKKICEEEQIAFSE comes from the coding sequence ATGAACTATTGCTTTGACGCTACTCACATATTTACTCAAGATGACGGCTACATGGTTATGATTGGTTTTGCCGATGATGAACTTGAACCAACTAAATTCGTCATACTTCAAAAAGCACATGAGTATGATGACCAAGACAAAAAAATGGGTATGGACAAGATACACATTCAGGTTGCAGATGAGTCTAGGTCAAAATATGGTGGCATTAATGCTGTAACTATTGTTGAAGGAGTTATAAGAGTGTCGTTGTCTGAAGACACTAAGTTTGCGTTATCTATAGATGGCGATATAGAAGCAGCAGTATCACGGGAACATCCTGCTTTTGAAGAGGTGAAATCACAGTTAAAGAAAATATGTGAGGAGGAGCAGATAGCTTTTTCTGAATGA
- the nudE gene encoding ADP compounds hydrolase NudE yields MSQRQKKPEILHTEVVARSRLFQIEQVHLKFSNGVERQYERMKGGSRGAVMIVPIHQGQILLAREYAAGTDCYELGFPKGLIDPGELAIDAANRELQEEIGFGANKLTLLKELSLAPGYFSSKMQIFLAEDLYESRLEGDEPEPIEVVPWELADWEALLDNADFSESRSVSALFLAQKYLQLK; encoded by the coding sequence ATGTCGCAGCGGCAGAAAAAGCCGGAAATCTTGCATACCGAAGTTGTCGCTAGGAGTCGATTGTTCCAAATCGAGCAGGTACATCTTAAGTTTTCTAACGGTGTTGAACGTCAGTACGAACGTATGAAAGGTGGCAGTCGTGGAGCTGTGATGATAGTGCCTATTCATCAAGGTCAAATACTGCTGGCGAGAGAATATGCTGCAGGAACAGATTGTTATGAGCTTGGTTTTCCAAAAGGTCTTATCGATCCCGGGGAGCTTGCCATTGATGCCGCTAACCGTGAGTTGCAGGAAGAAATCGGCTTTGGTGCCAATAAGCTCACTTTGCTTAAAGAACTTAGCCTCGCCCCAGGTTATTTTTCCAGTAAGATGCAGATTTTCCTTGCCGAAGATCTGTATGAAAGCCGCCTCGAAGGGGATGAACCAGAACCTATCGAAGTGGTGCCTTGGGAATTAGCCGATTGGGAAGCTTTGCTCGATAATGCTGATTTTTCTGAGTCCCGTAGTGTCAGCGCGTTGTTTTTAGCGCAAAAGTATTTACAACTTAAATAA